The following proteins are co-located in the Apium graveolens cultivar Ventura chromosome 5, ASM990537v1, whole genome shotgun sequence genome:
- the LOC141661684 gene encoding uncharacterized protein LOC141661684, translated as MSVIGHPHDAVLQTRYQNPTDPVQHVEVEVPAFPLNVPSPLFDDFGTMEADHTQQTNYLGPIWNEPLPRVNVINMNTTAQENFTIKTCSAGTHLNSDPSHDHSSEMKKSSLNKGSTARKSGKKDRHSKINTAQGVRDRRMRLSLHTARQFFDLQDMLGYDKASKTIDWLFSKSKKAIKQLKCCGNQNQQTKYKIVCRNGPRGCEKSEQKRKVNIEATENEREYGPKTAEKLVRSGSTKCVAKELRNKARARARERTREKMMIRCLENSNFNFCDEAHSLAHLGTAEYLALLNATASSSGSVSCSMSDYDLLTGELDFFSKNLCYTGNWEITPEYLNPNSTNFLEDPRYHFQYSYHYQVE; from the coding sequence ATGTCGGTGATTGGTCACCCACATGATGCTGTTTTGCAAACCCGATATCAAAACCCTACCGATCCAGTACAACATGTAGAAGTCGAAGTTCCAGCTTTTCCCCTAAACGTCCCCTCTCCTCTTTTTGACGATTTCGGTACAATGGAAGCTGATCATACTCAACAAACCAATTATTTGGGGCCGATCTGGAATGAGCCTTTGCCTAGAGTTAATGTCATTAACATGAATACTACAGCACAGGAGAATTTTACAATTAAGACTTGTAGTGCAGGCACTCATCTTAATTCAGATCCTAGTCACGACCATTCTTCCGAAATGAAGAAAAGTAGTTTGAACAAAGGTTCAACAGCAAGGAAAAGTGGAAAGAAAGATAGGCACAGCAAAATCAACACTGCACAAGGTGTTAGAGACAGGAGAATGAGATTATCCCTACACACTGCTCGTCAGTTCTTCGATCTTCAAGATATGTTGGGCTATGATAAAGCCAGCAAAACTATAGATTGGCTTTTTTCCAAGTCCAAGAAAGCCATCAAACAGCTCAAATGTTGCGGtaaccaaaatcaacaaactaAGTATAAAATTGTTTGTCGAAATGGTCCTAGAGGGTGTGAAAAATCAGAACAGAAGAGGAAGGTAAACATAGAAGCAACAGAAAATGAGCGTGAATATGGCCCAAAAACAGCGGAGAAATTGGTAAGAAGCGGAAGTACTAAGTGTGTTGCCAAGGAATTGAGAAACAAGGCAAGAGCAAGAGCAAGGGAGAGAACAAGGGAAAAAATGATGATCAGATGCCTTGAAAATTCAAATTTCAACTTCTGTGATGAAGCTCACAGTTTGGCCCACTTAGGGACTGCTGAATACCTTGCACTCTTGAATGCTACTGCTAGTTCATCTGGATCAGTATCTTGCTCGATGTCTGATTACGATTTATTGACAGGTGAATTAGATTTCTTTTCCAAGAACCTCTGTTACACTGGAAACTGGGAAATCACTCCGGAATATTTAAACCCTAACTCTACTAATTTCCTTGAGGACCCTCGATACCACTTCCAGTATTCTTATCATTATCAAGTCGAGTAG